One Caloenas nicobarica isolate bCalNic1 chromosome 31, bCalNic1.hap1, whole genome shotgun sequence genomic region harbors:
- the ADAM15 gene encoding disintegrin and metalloproteinase domain-containing protein 15 isoform X1 translates to MRTLRLLLLLLFLLLLLAAGTGANGSGAGDSSWQRRAEPGHSWRVTPRVLRDNRTLSLAEATQGGFPARLRVLLELEGTRLVLELEQNWDLVPGAGALLYYLPNGTRVTREASEQERCCYRGTVRGFPGSWANLCACTGLSGHLQLVATRSYGLEPDAGGSPGRHVVYRLREARLAPRACGQGALDPPQVEVEETEPPQPQRAKRAAAEQRFVELVMVVDHAAFQNYPDLQRVHTRTLEIANQVDAFFQPLGLRVALLAVEVWSEGDRFAVGGSARATLERFLRWRREELLPRLAHDNAQLLTGVRFDDVSVGMSAQSSMCSPARSGGVSTDHSVSVLVVASTVAHQLGHNLGMRHDSAGRFCHCGDLRQDRGCIMASPTGLTPGLSFSNCSRQDLERGLRQGLGWCLSNVPEPRPAAREPLCGNGFLEPGEGCDCGLSLECADPCCNSTSCQLMPGAECAVGDTCCQDCRLRGAGHPCREALSECDLPEFCDGVSPHCPPDAFLQDGQPCAGGTALCYGGACATYEGQCQQLLGTGAGPVTDSCMAALNARGDGRGHCGQLPNGSYVACAQRDAGCGMLQCRRAGTPGDASCQGALLPRDEDVSDAAMVLPGTACGPGKVCLQHQCQDVAALGDQQCQSKCHGHGVCNNHGRCHCERGWAPPTCESPGAGGSEDSGPPTPQRGGSALPTALLLSALLGLALALGLCRARRAGWHKRLCQLGKGTSCQYSAETRVRFLGPEAPAGWSGISQPQPRSGSPPARPRPPQWRRATELQDMHSSKPAALGSARPDPPSRPLPPDPPPKDRPPPPTRPLPADPVLPGTQPPGPAKPPPPQRPLPLDPPGPSLPCGETQPGHPYVTVIPSRAPPPPPAGTQREA, encoded by the exons cctgctggagctggaggggaCGCGGctggtgctggagctggagcaaaACTG GGATCTGGTGCCGGGCGCCGGAGCGCTGCTCTACTACCTGCCCAACGGCACGCGGGTGACACGGGAGGCCAGCGAGCAG GAACGTTGCTGCTACCGAGGGACGGTGCGCGGCTTCCCTGGCTCCTGGGCCAACCTCTGCGCCTGCACCGGGCTCAG cgGCCACCTCCAGCTGGTGGCCACCAGGAGCTATGGGCTGGAGCCGGATGCCGGTGGCTCCCCGGGGCGGCACGTGGTGTACCGGCTGCGGGAGGCCCGGCTGGCGCCACGGGCCTGCGGGCAGGGGGCCCTGGACCCCCCCCAGGTGGAGGTGGAGGAGACGGAGCCCCCCCAGCCGCAGAGA GCCAAGCGGGCAGCGGCAGAGCAGCGGTTCGTGGAGCTGGTGATGGTGGTTGACCACGCCGCG ttccagAATTACCCCGACCTGCAACGCGTCCACACCCGGACCCTGGAAATCGCCAACCAGGTGGACGCG tTCTTCCAGCCGCTGGGTTTGCGGGTGGCCCTGCTGGCGGTGGAGGTCTGGAGCGAGGGCGACCGCTTTGCGGTGGGCGGCAGTGCCCGGGCGACGCTCGAGCGGTTCCTGCGCTGGCGCcgggaggagctgctgccccggcTGGCCCACGACAACGCGCAGCTGCTCAC GGGCGTCCGCTTTGATGATGTCTCAGTGGGAATGTCGGCTCAGAGCTCCATGTGTTCCCCCGCGCGCTCCGGGGGGGTCAGCACG GACCACTCGGTCAGCGTCCTCGTCGTCGCCTCCACCGTGGCCCATCAGCTGGGACACAACCTGGGGATGCGCCACGACAGCGCCGGGCGCTTCTGCCACTGCGGCGACCTCCGGCAGGACCGCGGCTGCATCATGGCGTCACCCACGGG GCTGACGCCCGGTCTGAGCTTCAGCAACTGCAGCCGGCAGGACCTGGAGCGCGGCCTGCGGCAGGGACTCGGCTGGTGTCTGTCCAACGTCCCCGAGCCCCGGCCCGCGGCCCGGGAGCCCCTCTGCGGGAACGGCTTCTTGGAGCCGGGCGAGGGCTGCGACTGCGGCCTCAGCTTG GAGTGCGCCGATCCCTGCTGCAACAGCACCAGCTGCCAGCTGATGCCGGGGGCCGAGTGCGCGGTGGGGGACACGTGCTGCCAGGACTGCCGG CTGCGCGGCGCCGGCCACCCGTGCCGGGAAGCCCTGAGCGAGTGTGACCTGCCCGAGTTCTGCGACGGGGTGTCACCGCACTGTCCCCCCGACGCCTTCCTGCAGGACGGGCAGCCCTGCGCCGGCGGCACCGCGCTCTGCTACGGCGGAGCCTGCGCCACCTACGAGGGacagtgccagcagctgctggggacag GCGCCGGGCCCGTCACCGACTCCTGCATGGCCGCGCTGAACGCGCGCGGGGACGGACGCGGGCACTGCGGGCAGCTCCCCAACGGCTCCTACGTCGCCTGCGCCCAGCG CGACGCCGGCTGCGGGATGCTGCAGTGCCGGCGTGCCGGCACCCCGGGGGACGCGTCCTGCCAGGGCGCCCTCCTGCCCAGGGACGAGGACGTGAGCGACGCGGCCATGGTGCTGCCCGGCACAGCCTGCGGCCCCGGCAAG gTGTGTCTCCAGCACCAGTGCCAGGACGTCGCGGCGCTGGGCGACCAGCAGTGCCAGAGCAAGTGCCACGGGCACGGG GTGTGCAACAACCACGGGCGCTGCCACTGCGAGCGGGGCTGGGCCCCCCCCACCTGCGAGAGCCCCGGCGCGGGGGGCAGCGAGGACAGcggcccccccaccccgcagcGAG GGGGGAGCGCCCTGCCCACCGCCCTGCTGCTGAGCgcgctgctggggctggcgcTGGCACTGGGGCTCTgccgcgcccgccgcgccgGCTGGCACAAGCGGCTGTGCCAGCTCGGCAAGGGGACGTCGTGCCAGTACAG CGCTGAGACCCGGGTGCGATTCCTGGGTCCAGAAGCCCCAGCCGGCTGGAGCGG GATCTCGCAGCCGCAGCCCCGCTCAGGCAGCCCCCCCgcgcgcccccggcccccgcaGTGGCGTCGGGCCACGGAGCTGCAGGACATGCACAGCAGCAAG CCGGCTGCCCTCGGCTCGGCGCGGCCCGACCCGCCGTCCCGGCCTCTCCCGCCGGACCCTCCGCCCAAG GACAGGCCGCCCCCCCCCACACGCCCGCTGCCCGCGGACCCCGTGCTGCCCGGCACTCAG cccccaggtCCAGCCAAGCCCCCCCCGCCTCAGCGGCCGCTGCCCTTGGACCCCCCGGGGCCTTCGCTCCCCTGCGGTGAGACCCAACCTGGTCACCCCTATGTCACCGTCATTCCCTCCAG ggcgccccccccgccgcccgcgggcACCCAGCGGGAGGCCTGA
- the ADAM15 gene encoding disintegrin and metalloproteinase domain-containing protein 15 isoform X3 — protein MRTLRLLLLLLFLLLLLAAGTGANGSGAGDSSWQRRAEPGHSWRVTPRVLRDNRTLSLAEATQGGFPARLRVLLELEGTRLVLELEQNWDLVPGAGALLYYLPNGTRVTREASEQERCCYRGTVRGFPGSWANLCACTGLSGHLQLVATRSYGLEPDAGGSPGRHVVYRLREARLAPRACGQGALDPPQVEVEETEPPQPQRAKRAAAEQRFVELVMVVDHAAFQNYPDLQRVHTRTLEIANQVDAFFQPLGLRVALLAVEVWSEGDRFAVGGSARATLERFLRWRREELLPRLAHDNAQLLTGVRFDDVSVGMSAQSSMCSPARSGGVSTDHSVSVLVVASTVAHQLGHNLGMRHDSAGRFCHCGDLRQDRGCIMASPTGLTPGLSFSNCSRQDLERGLRQGLGWCLSNVPEPRPAAREPLCGNGFLEPGEGCDCGLSLECADPCCNSTSCQLMPGAECAVGDTCCQDCRLRGAGHPCREALSECDLPEFCDGVSPHCPPDAFLQDGQPCAGGTALCYGGACATYEGQCQQLLGTGAGPVTDSCMAALNARGDGRGHCGQLPNGSYVACAQRDAGCGMLQCRRAGTPGDASCQGALLPRDEDVSDAAMVLPGTACGPGKVCLQHQCQDVAALGDQQCQSKCHGHGVCNNHGRCHCERGWAPPTCESPGAGGSEDSGPPTPQRGGSALPTALLLSALLGLALALGLCRARRAGWHKRLCQLGKGTSCQYSAETRVRFLGPEAPAGWSGISQPQPRSGSPPARPRPPQWRRATELQDMHSSKPAALGSARPDPPSRPLPPDPPPKPPGPAKPPPPQRPLPLDPPGPSLPCGETQPGHPYVTVIPSRAPPPPPAGTQREA, from the exons cctgctggagctggaggggaCGCGGctggtgctggagctggagcaaaACTG GGATCTGGTGCCGGGCGCCGGAGCGCTGCTCTACTACCTGCCCAACGGCACGCGGGTGACACGGGAGGCCAGCGAGCAG GAACGTTGCTGCTACCGAGGGACGGTGCGCGGCTTCCCTGGCTCCTGGGCCAACCTCTGCGCCTGCACCGGGCTCAG cgGCCACCTCCAGCTGGTGGCCACCAGGAGCTATGGGCTGGAGCCGGATGCCGGTGGCTCCCCGGGGCGGCACGTGGTGTACCGGCTGCGGGAGGCCCGGCTGGCGCCACGGGCCTGCGGGCAGGGGGCCCTGGACCCCCCCCAGGTGGAGGTGGAGGAGACGGAGCCCCCCCAGCCGCAGAGA GCCAAGCGGGCAGCGGCAGAGCAGCGGTTCGTGGAGCTGGTGATGGTGGTTGACCACGCCGCG ttccagAATTACCCCGACCTGCAACGCGTCCACACCCGGACCCTGGAAATCGCCAACCAGGTGGACGCG tTCTTCCAGCCGCTGGGTTTGCGGGTGGCCCTGCTGGCGGTGGAGGTCTGGAGCGAGGGCGACCGCTTTGCGGTGGGCGGCAGTGCCCGGGCGACGCTCGAGCGGTTCCTGCGCTGGCGCcgggaggagctgctgccccggcTGGCCCACGACAACGCGCAGCTGCTCAC GGGCGTCCGCTTTGATGATGTCTCAGTGGGAATGTCGGCTCAGAGCTCCATGTGTTCCCCCGCGCGCTCCGGGGGGGTCAGCACG GACCACTCGGTCAGCGTCCTCGTCGTCGCCTCCACCGTGGCCCATCAGCTGGGACACAACCTGGGGATGCGCCACGACAGCGCCGGGCGCTTCTGCCACTGCGGCGACCTCCGGCAGGACCGCGGCTGCATCATGGCGTCACCCACGGG GCTGACGCCCGGTCTGAGCTTCAGCAACTGCAGCCGGCAGGACCTGGAGCGCGGCCTGCGGCAGGGACTCGGCTGGTGTCTGTCCAACGTCCCCGAGCCCCGGCCCGCGGCCCGGGAGCCCCTCTGCGGGAACGGCTTCTTGGAGCCGGGCGAGGGCTGCGACTGCGGCCTCAGCTTG GAGTGCGCCGATCCCTGCTGCAACAGCACCAGCTGCCAGCTGATGCCGGGGGCCGAGTGCGCGGTGGGGGACACGTGCTGCCAGGACTGCCGG CTGCGCGGCGCCGGCCACCCGTGCCGGGAAGCCCTGAGCGAGTGTGACCTGCCCGAGTTCTGCGACGGGGTGTCACCGCACTGTCCCCCCGACGCCTTCCTGCAGGACGGGCAGCCCTGCGCCGGCGGCACCGCGCTCTGCTACGGCGGAGCCTGCGCCACCTACGAGGGacagtgccagcagctgctggggacag GCGCCGGGCCCGTCACCGACTCCTGCATGGCCGCGCTGAACGCGCGCGGGGACGGACGCGGGCACTGCGGGCAGCTCCCCAACGGCTCCTACGTCGCCTGCGCCCAGCG CGACGCCGGCTGCGGGATGCTGCAGTGCCGGCGTGCCGGCACCCCGGGGGACGCGTCCTGCCAGGGCGCCCTCCTGCCCAGGGACGAGGACGTGAGCGACGCGGCCATGGTGCTGCCCGGCACAGCCTGCGGCCCCGGCAAG gTGTGTCTCCAGCACCAGTGCCAGGACGTCGCGGCGCTGGGCGACCAGCAGTGCCAGAGCAAGTGCCACGGGCACGGG GTGTGCAACAACCACGGGCGCTGCCACTGCGAGCGGGGCTGGGCCCCCCCCACCTGCGAGAGCCCCGGCGCGGGGGGCAGCGAGGACAGcggcccccccaccccgcagcGAG GGGGGAGCGCCCTGCCCACCGCCCTGCTGCTGAGCgcgctgctggggctggcgcTGGCACTGGGGCTCTgccgcgcccgccgcgccgGCTGGCACAAGCGGCTGTGCCAGCTCGGCAAGGGGACGTCGTGCCAGTACAG CGCTGAGACCCGGGTGCGATTCCTGGGTCCAGAAGCCCCAGCCGGCTGGAGCGG GATCTCGCAGCCGCAGCCCCGCTCAGGCAGCCCCCCCgcgcgcccccggcccccgcaGTGGCGTCGGGCCACGGAGCTGCAGGACATGCACAGCAGCAAG CCGGCTGCCCTCGGCTCGGCGCGGCCCGACCCGCCGTCCCGGCCTCTCCCGCCGGACCCTCCGCCCAAG cccccaggtCCAGCCAAGCCCCCCCCGCCTCAGCGGCCGCTGCCCTTGGACCCCCCGGGGCCTTCGCTCCCCTGCGGTGAGACCCAACCTGGTCACCCCTATGTCACCGTCATTCCCTCCAG ggcgccccccccgccgcccgcgggcACCCAGCGGGAGGCCTGA
- the ADAM15 gene encoding disintegrin and metalloproteinase domain-containing protein 15 isoform X4, translating into MRTLRLLLLLLFLLLLLAAGTGANGSGAGDSSWQRRAEPGHSWRVTPRVLRDNRTLSLAEATQGGFPARLRVLLELEGTRLVLELEQNWDLVPGAGALLYYLPNGTRVTREASEQERCCYRGTVRGFPGSWANLCACTGLSGHLQLVATRSYGLEPDAGGSPGRHVVYRLREARLAPRACGQGALDPPQVEVEETEPPQPQRAKRAAAEQRFVELVMVVDHAAFQNYPDLQRVHTRTLEIANQVDAFFQPLGLRVALLAVEVWSEGDRFAVGGSARATLERFLRWRREELLPRLAHDNAQLLTGVRFDDVSVGMSAQSSMCSPARSGGVSTDHSVSVLVVASTVAHQLGHNLGMRHDSAGRFCHCGDLRQDRGCIMASPTGLTPGLSFSNCSRQDLERGLRQGLGWCLSNVPEPRPAAREPLCGNGFLEPGEGCDCGLSLECADPCCNSTSCQLMPGAECAVGDTCCQDCRLRGAGHPCREALSECDLPEFCDGVSPHCPPDAFLQDGQPCAGGTALCYGGACATYEGQCQQLLGTGAGPVTDSCMAALNARGDGRGHCGQLPNGSYVACAQRDAGCGMLQCRRAGTPGDASCQGALLPRDEDVSDAAMVLPGTACGPGKVCLQHQCQDVAALGDQQCQSKCHGHGVCNNHGRCHCERGWAPPTCESPGAGGSEDSGPPTPQRGGSALPTALLLSALLGLALALGLCRARRAGWHKRLCQLGKGTSCQYSAETRVRFLGPEAPAGWSGISQPQPRSGSPPARPRPPQWRRATELQDMHSSKDRPPPPTRPLPADPVLPGTQPPGPAKPPPPQRPLPLDPPGPSLPCGETQPGHPYVTVIPSRAPPPPPAGTQREA; encoded by the exons cctgctggagctggaggggaCGCGGctggtgctggagctggagcaaaACTG GGATCTGGTGCCGGGCGCCGGAGCGCTGCTCTACTACCTGCCCAACGGCACGCGGGTGACACGGGAGGCCAGCGAGCAG GAACGTTGCTGCTACCGAGGGACGGTGCGCGGCTTCCCTGGCTCCTGGGCCAACCTCTGCGCCTGCACCGGGCTCAG cgGCCACCTCCAGCTGGTGGCCACCAGGAGCTATGGGCTGGAGCCGGATGCCGGTGGCTCCCCGGGGCGGCACGTGGTGTACCGGCTGCGGGAGGCCCGGCTGGCGCCACGGGCCTGCGGGCAGGGGGCCCTGGACCCCCCCCAGGTGGAGGTGGAGGAGACGGAGCCCCCCCAGCCGCAGAGA GCCAAGCGGGCAGCGGCAGAGCAGCGGTTCGTGGAGCTGGTGATGGTGGTTGACCACGCCGCG ttccagAATTACCCCGACCTGCAACGCGTCCACACCCGGACCCTGGAAATCGCCAACCAGGTGGACGCG tTCTTCCAGCCGCTGGGTTTGCGGGTGGCCCTGCTGGCGGTGGAGGTCTGGAGCGAGGGCGACCGCTTTGCGGTGGGCGGCAGTGCCCGGGCGACGCTCGAGCGGTTCCTGCGCTGGCGCcgggaggagctgctgccccggcTGGCCCACGACAACGCGCAGCTGCTCAC GGGCGTCCGCTTTGATGATGTCTCAGTGGGAATGTCGGCTCAGAGCTCCATGTGTTCCCCCGCGCGCTCCGGGGGGGTCAGCACG GACCACTCGGTCAGCGTCCTCGTCGTCGCCTCCACCGTGGCCCATCAGCTGGGACACAACCTGGGGATGCGCCACGACAGCGCCGGGCGCTTCTGCCACTGCGGCGACCTCCGGCAGGACCGCGGCTGCATCATGGCGTCACCCACGGG GCTGACGCCCGGTCTGAGCTTCAGCAACTGCAGCCGGCAGGACCTGGAGCGCGGCCTGCGGCAGGGACTCGGCTGGTGTCTGTCCAACGTCCCCGAGCCCCGGCCCGCGGCCCGGGAGCCCCTCTGCGGGAACGGCTTCTTGGAGCCGGGCGAGGGCTGCGACTGCGGCCTCAGCTTG GAGTGCGCCGATCCCTGCTGCAACAGCACCAGCTGCCAGCTGATGCCGGGGGCCGAGTGCGCGGTGGGGGACACGTGCTGCCAGGACTGCCGG CTGCGCGGCGCCGGCCACCCGTGCCGGGAAGCCCTGAGCGAGTGTGACCTGCCCGAGTTCTGCGACGGGGTGTCACCGCACTGTCCCCCCGACGCCTTCCTGCAGGACGGGCAGCCCTGCGCCGGCGGCACCGCGCTCTGCTACGGCGGAGCCTGCGCCACCTACGAGGGacagtgccagcagctgctggggacag GCGCCGGGCCCGTCACCGACTCCTGCATGGCCGCGCTGAACGCGCGCGGGGACGGACGCGGGCACTGCGGGCAGCTCCCCAACGGCTCCTACGTCGCCTGCGCCCAGCG CGACGCCGGCTGCGGGATGCTGCAGTGCCGGCGTGCCGGCACCCCGGGGGACGCGTCCTGCCAGGGCGCCCTCCTGCCCAGGGACGAGGACGTGAGCGACGCGGCCATGGTGCTGCCCGGCACAGCCTGCGGCCCCGGCAAG gTGTGTCTCCAGCACCAGTGCCAGGACGTCGCGGCGCTGGGCGACCAGCAGTGCCAGAGCAAGTGCCACGGGCACGGG GTGTGCAACAACCACGGGCGCTGCCACTGCGAGCGGGGCTGGGCCCCCCCCACCTGCGAGAGCCCCGGCGCGGGGGGCAGCGAGGACAGcggcccccccaccccgcagcGAG GGGGGAGCGCCCTGCCCACCGCCCTGCTGCTGAGCgcgctgctggggctggcgcTGGCACTGGGGCTCTgccgcgcccgccgcgccgGCTGGCACAAGCGGCTGTGCCAGCTCGGCAAGGGGACGTCGTGCCAGTACAG CGCTGAGACCCGGGTGCGATTCCTGGGTCCAGAAGCCCCAGCCGGCTGGAGCGG GATCTCGCAGCCGCAGCCCCGCTCAGGCAGCCCCCCCgcgcgcccccggcccccgcaGTGGCGTCGGGCCACGGAGCTGCAGGACATGCACAGCAGCAAG GACAGGCCGCCCCCCCCCACACGCCCGCTGCCCGCGGACCCCGTGCTGCCCGGCACTCAG cccccaggtCCAGCCAAGCCCCCCCCGCCTCAGCGGCCGCTGCCCTTGGACCCCCCGGGGCCTTCGCTCCCCTGCGGTGAGACCCAACCTGGTCACCCCTATGTCACCGTCATTCCCTCCAG ggcgccccccccgccgcccgcgggcACCCAGCGGGAGGCCTGA
- the ADAM15 gene encoding disintegrin and metalloproteinase domain-containing protein 15 isoform X5 — protein sequence MRTLRLLLLLLFLLLLLAAGTGANGSGAGDSSWQRRAEPGHSWRVTPRVLRDNRTLSLAEATQGGFPARLRVLLELEGTRLVLELEQNWDLVPGAGALLYYLPNGTRVTREASEQERCCYRGTVRGFPGSWANLCACTGLSGHLQLVATRSYGLEPDAGGSPGRHVVYRLREARLAPRACGQGALDPPQVEVEETEPPQPQRAKRAAAEQRFVELVMVVDHAAFQNYPDLQRVHTRTLEIANQVDAFFQPLGLRVALLAVEVWSEGDRFAVGGSARATLERFLRWRREELLPRLAHDNAQLLTGVRFDDVSVGMSAQSSMCSPARSGGVSTDHSVSVLVVASTVAHQLGHNLGMRHDSAGRFCHCGDLRQDRGCIMASPTGLTPGLSFSNCSRQDLERGLRQGLGWCLSNVPEPRPAAREPLCGNGFLEPGEGCDCGLSLECADPCCNSTSCQLMPGAECAVGDTCCQDCRLRGAGHPCREALSECDLPEFCDGVSPHCPPDAFLQDGQPCAGGTALCYGGACATYEGQCQQLLGTGAGPVTDSCMAALNARGDGRGHCGQLPNGSYVACAQRDAGCGMLQCRRAGTPGDASCQGALLPRDEDVSDAAMVLPGTACGPGKVCLQHQCQDVAALGDQQCQSKCHGHGVCNNHGRCHCERGWAPPTCESPGAGGSEDSGPPTPQRGGSALPTALLLSALLGLALALGLCRARRAGWHKRLCQLGKGTSCQYSAETRVRFLGPEAPAGWSGISQPQPRSGSPPARPRPPQWRRATELQDMHSSKPPGPAKPPPPQRPLPLDPPGPSLPCGETQPGHPYVTVIPSRAPPPPPAGTQREA from the exons cctgctggagctggaggggaCGCGGctggtgctggagctggagcaaaACTG GGATCTGGTGCCGGGCGCCGGAGCGCTGCTCTACTACCTGCCCAACGGCACGCGGGTGACACGGGAGGCCAGCGAGCAG GAACGTTGCTGCTACCGAGGGACGGTGCGCGGCTTCCCTGGCTCCTGGGCCAACCTCTGCGCCTGCACCGGGCTCAG cgGCCACCTCCAGCTGGTGGCCACCAGGAGCTATGGGCTGGAGCCGGATGCCGGTGGCTCCCCGGGGCGGCACGTGGTGTACCGGCTGCGGGAGGCCCGGCTGGCGCCACGGGCCTGCGGGCAGGGGGCCCTGGACCCCCCCCAGGTGGAGGTGGAGGAGACGGAGCCCCCCCAGCCGCAGAGA GCCAAGCGGGCAGCGGCAGAGCAGCGGTTCGTGGAGCTGGTGATGGTGGTTGACCACGCCGCG ttccagAATTACCCCGACCTGCAACGCGTCCACACCCGGACCCTGGAAATCGCCAACCAGGTGGACGCG tTCTTCCAGCCGCTGGGTTTGCGGGTGGCCCTGCTGGCGGTGGAGGTCTGGAGCGAGGGCGACCGCTTTGCGGTGGGCGGCAGTGCCCGGGCGACGCTCGAGCGGTTCCTGCGCTGGCGCcgggaggagctgctgccccggcTGGCCCACGACAACGCGCAGCTGCTCAC GGGCGTCCGCTTTGATGATGTCTCAGTGGGAATGTCGGCTCAGAGCTCCATGTGTTCCCCCGCGCGCTCCGGGGGGGTCAGCACG GACCACTCGGTCAGCGTCCTCGTCGTCGCCTCCACCGTGGCCCATCAGCTGGGACACAACCTGGGGATGCGCCACGACAGCGCCGGGCGCTTCTGCCACTGCGGCGACCTCCGGCAGGACCGCGGCTGCATCATGGCGTCACCCACGGG GCTGACGCCCGGTCTGAGCTTCAGCAACTGCAGCCGGCAGGACCTGGAGCGCGGCCTGCGGCAGGGACTCGGCTGGTGTCTGTCCAACGTCCCCGAGCCCCGGCCCGCGGCCCGGGAGCCCCTCTGCGGGAACGGCTTCTTGGAGCCGGGCGAGGGCTGCGACTGCGGCCTCAGCTTG GAGTGCGCCGATCCCTGCTGCAACAGCACCAGCTGCCAGCTGATGCCGGGGGCCGAGTGCGCGGTGGGGGACACGTGCTGCCAGGACTGCCGG CTGCGCGGCGCCGGCCACCCGTGCCGGGAAGCCCTGAGCGAGTGTGACCTGCCCGAGTTCTGCGACGGGGTGTCACCGCACTGTCCCCCCGACGCCTTCCTGCAGGACGGGCAGCCCTGCGCCGGCGGCACCGCGCTCTGCTACGGCGGAGCCTGCGCCACCTACGAGGGacagtgccagcagctgctggggacag GCGCCGGGCCCGTCACCGACTCCTGCATGGCCGCGCTGAACGCGCGCGGGGACGGACGCGGGCACTGCGGGCAGCTCCCCAACGGCTCCTACGTCGCCTGCGCCCAGCG CGACGCCGGCTGCGGGATGCTGCAGTGCCGGCGTGCCGGCACCCCGGGGGACGCGTCCTGCCAGGGCGCCCTCCTGCCCAGGGACGAGGACGTGAGCGACGCGGCCATGGTGCTGCCCGGCACAGCCTGCGGCCCCGGCAAG gTGTGTCTCCAGCACCAGTGCCAGGACGTCGCGGCGCTGGGCGACCAGCAGTGCCAGAGCAAGTGCCACGGGCACGGG GTGTGCAACAACCACGGGCGCTGCCACTGCGAGCGGGGCTGGGCCCCCCCCACCTGCGAGAGCCCCGGCGCGGGGGGCAGCGAGGACAGcggcccccccaccccgcagcGAG GGGGGAGCGCCCTGCCCACCGCCCTGCTGCTGAGCgcgctgctggggctggcgcTGGCACTGGGGCTCTgccgcgcccgccgcgccgGCTGGCACAAGCGGCTGTGCCAGCTCGGCAAGGGGACGTCGTGCCAGTACAG CGCTGAGACCCGGGTGCGATTCCTGGGTCCAGAAGCCCCAGCCGGCTGGAGCGG GATCTCGCAGCCGCAGCCCCGCTCAGGCAGCCCCCCCgcgcgcccccggcccccgcaGTGGCGTCGGGCCACGGAGCTGCAGGACATGCACAGCAGCAAG cccccaggtCCAGCCAAGCCCCCCCCGCCTCAGCGGCCGCTGCCCTTGGACCCCCCGGGGCCTTCGCTCCCCTGCGGTGAGACCCAACCTGGTCACCCCTATGTCACCGTCATTCCCTCCAG ggcgccccccccgccgcccgcgggcACCCAGCGGGAGGCCTGA